One genomic region from Curtobacterium sp. 9128 encodes:
- a CDS encoding ABC transporter permease, producing MNVLLPVLRRVGIALLTVVLASLFVFLAVQALPGDVAQQLLGQNATPEAVKQLRETLGLDQNVWLRYGQWLVGAAHGDFGTSLVSGAPVAPTLFTAFRNSMLIAVPAMLVGVTLSLTLGVVAGVRRGRPTDRVISIVSLVVMSVPEFMVATVLVLLFAIGIPLFPAVVLRGSDATVAELLPTIWLPIIVLTLAMAAYIVRTARSSTIDVMASEFVTTAELKGLTMRRVVWKHAVPSALLPTLNVVALNVAWLLGGVVVVENVFNYPGMGKLMLESVFNRDLPTIEAIALLSALIYVVCNLAADLVALALDPKLRTRQRRTRIRPTTRRRSSTGAERTERKATA from the coding sequence ATGAACGTCCTCCTCCCCGTCCTCCGCCGCGTCGGCATCGCCCTCCTCACGGTGGTGCTCGCCTCGCTGTTCGTGTTCCTCGCCGTGCAGGCGCTCCCGGGTGACGTCGCACAGCAGCTGCTCGGGCAGAACGCCACGCCCGAAGCGGTCAAGCAGCTCCGCGAGACGCTCGGTCTCGACCAGAACGTGTGGCTCCGCTACGGGCAGTGGCTCGTCGGCGCCGCGCACGGCGACTTCGGCACGTCGCTCGTCAGCGGCGCGCCGGTCGCGCCGACGCTGTTCACCGCGTTCCGGAACAGCATGCTCATCGCCGTGCCCGCGATGCTCGTCGGGGTCACGCTGTCCCTGACGCTCGGGGTCGTCGCCGGCGTGCGCCGCGGCCGCCCGACCGATCGGGTCATCTCGATCGTCAGCCTCGTGGTGATGAGCGTGCCGGAGTTCATGGTCGCGACCGTGCTGGTGCTGCTCTTCGCGATCGGCATCCCGCTCTTCCCGGCCGTCGTCCTGCGCGGCAGCGACGCCACCGTGGCCGAGCTGCTGCCGACGATCTGGCTCCCGATCATCGTGCTCACCCTCGCGATGGCCGCGTACATCGTCCGCACCGCGCGGTCCTCGACGATCGACGTGATGGCGTCCGAGTTCGTCACGACCGCCGAGCTCAAGGGCCTGACGATGCGCCGGGTGGTGTGGAAGCACGCGGTCCCGAGCGCGCTGCTGCCGACGCTCAACGTCGTCGCGCTGAACGTGGCGTGGCTCCTCGGCGGCGTGGTCGTCGTGGAGAACGTCTTCAACTACCCGGGCATGGGCAAGCTCATGCTCGAGTCGGTGTTCAACCGGGACCTGCCCACCATCGAGGCGATCGCACTCCTCAGTGCCCTCATCTACGTCGTCTGCAACCTCGCAGCCGACCTGGTCGCGCTCGCTCTCGACCCGAAGCTCCGCACCCGGCAGCGACGGACGCGGATCCGGCCGACCACCAGGCGCCGCTCGTCCACCGGCGCCGAGCGCACCGAACGGAAGGCCACCGCATGA
- a CDS encoding ABC transporter permease, producing MTAIAPRSRSVIGAAVEPLRSSTALAIGLGLIALHLVLAVLAPVIGVHDPVATDSTNVLAGPEWTHWLGTDQYGRDILSRTLNGGRYALLVTFLATTIAVAVGTFLGAVTAYADNWFDEVVMRVVDALLSVPSILALLVVVTVFDAGLWVIVLAVTIVYAPAVTRVVRGAARTVITQDYVTAARARGEKPLSIVFREILPNVLDVVLVEYAMRASWIVLLVASLSFLGFGANPPTPDWGLMVQENRTALTVVPLGTLAPIVALATLVIGLNLAADGLSKSLGVDRATQGATSA from the coding sequence ATGACCGCCATCGCCCCGCGCTCGCGCAGCGTGATCGGTGCCGCCGTCGAGCCGCTCCGCAGCTCCACGGCACTCGCCATCGGCCTCGGGCTGATCGCGCTCCACCTCGTCCTCGCGGTGCTGGCACCCGTCATCGGCGTGCACGACCCCGTCGCGACCGACTCGACGAACGTGCTCGCCGGACCGGAGTGGACGCACTGGCTCGGCACCGACCAGTACGGCCGCGACATCCTGTCCCGCACGCTGAACGGTGGCAGGTACGCCCTGCTGGTCACGTTCCTCGCGACGACGATCGCGGTCGCCGTCGGCACGTTCCTCGGCGCCGTCACCGCGTACGCGGACAACTGGTTCGACGAGGTCGTGATGCGGGTCGTGGACGCGCTGCTCAGCGTGCCGTCGATCCTGGCGCTGCTCGTCGTCGTCACGGTCTTCGACGCCGGCCTGTGGGTGATCGTGCTCGCCGTGACGATCGTCTACGCCCCGGCGGTCACCCGCGTGGTCCGCGGGGCCGCACGCACCGTGATCACGCAGGACTACGTCACCGCGGCCCGCGCCCGCGGCGAGAAGCCCCTGTCGATCGTGTTCCGCGAGATCCTGCCGAACGTCCTCGACGTGGTGCTCGTCGAGTACGCGATGCGGGCGTCGTGGATCGTGCTCCTCGTGGCGTCGCTGTCCTTCCTCGGGTTCGGAGCGAACCCACCGACGCCCGACTGGGGGCTCATGGTGCAGGAGAACCGCACCGCACTGACCGTCGTGCCGCTCGGCACGCTGGCGCCGATCGTGGCACTGGCGACACTCGTGATCGGCCTCAACCTCGCTGCGGACGGACTGAGCAAGTCGCTCGGGGTCGACCGCGCCACGCAAGGAGCAACGAGCGCATGA
- a CDS encoding CocE/NonD family hydrolase yields the protein MTDGLTAIGVPTGLPEGVTVRDEWIPMPDGVRLHTRIWAPADASADARVPVLLEYLPYRLDDWTAPRDSERHPWYAAHGYASVRVDIRGTGSSDGFFDDEYSEQELRDGEAVIAWLAAQEWSTGAVGMFGISWGGFNALQLAARAPAALKAIVTVCSTDDRYDNDVHYVGGAVLGIDMAAWGATMFAFNSRPPRPEVVGPSWVARWKERLDANRPMTPVWLSHQSRDDYWRHGSAAEDYGNIGAAVLAVGGWADPYRDAVLRLVEHVDAPVKGIVGPWSHQYPDRGLAPGPSIGFLQETLRWWDRWLKGVDTGVEADPALRAWINDPEPPATYYASRTGRWVGATSWPSTATEAVSHTLDTLRGGRDGDVVVSSPQETGTDAGRFFPFGNATDLPPDQRAEDGRSACLDLLVDESFDLLGNVLVDLAVTSDQPRATVTVRLCDVAPDGSSTLVTRGVLNAARRHGMDRTDPLEPGVPTVLPVRLVSTGHRFVAGHRLRVAVSTSYWPWVWPHGTAATLVLDPSRSSVTLPVWTRADDDDIRFEEPERSTPLAITRVEPSDPLPQRTVTHDVETGTWTLDVDPGYGGGRVYPDGLVFSEDARETYRIRSDDPTSATADSRWAIGLEHTDWAARLETTSHVAADAEAFHLVNTVRAWARDGAAGTEEQLVAEHTFRDEVPRTSA from the coding sequence ATGACGGACGGGCTGACGGCGATCGGGGTGCCGACCGGACTGCCGGAGGGGGTCACCGTCCGCGACGAGTGGATCCCGATGCCGGACGGCGTGCGGCTGCACACCAGGATCTGGGCCCCCGCGGACGCGTCCGCCGATGCCCGTGTGCCGGTGCTGCTGGAGTACCTGCCCTACCGGCTCGACGACTGGACGGCGCCGCGGGACTCCGAGCGACACCCCTGGTACGCGGCGCACGGGTACGCCTCGGTGCGCGTCGACATCCGCGGGACCGGGTCGTCGGACGGGTTCTTCGACGACGAGTACAGCGAGCAGGAGCTGCGCGACGGCGAAGCCGTGATCGCGTGGCTCGCCGCGCAGGAGTGGTCGACGGGCGCGGTCGGGATGTTCGGCATCTCGTGGGGCGGGTTCAACGCCCTGCAGCTCGCGGCCAGGGCACCGGCGGCGCTCAAGGCCATCGTCACGGTGTGCTCGACGGACGACCGCTACGACAACGACGTGCACTACGTCGGCGGCGCGGTGCTCGGGATCGACATGGCGGCGTGGGGCGCGACGATGTTCGCGTTCAACTCCCGGCCGCCGCGGCCCGAGGTCGTCGGGCCGTCGTGGGTCGCGCGCTGGAAGGAGCGGCTCGACGCGAACCGGCCGATGACGCCGGTGTGGCTGTCGCACCAGTCCCGTGACGACTACTGGCGGCACGGCAGCGCGGCGGAGGACTACGGGAACATCGGCGCAGCGGTCCTCGCCGTCGGCGGCTGGGCGGACCCGTACCGGGACGCCGTCCTCCGCCTGGTCGAGCACGTGGACGCACCCGTCAAGGGGATCGTCGGGCCGTGGTCGCACCAGTACCCGGACCGCGGGCTCGCGCCGGGACCGTCGATCGGGTTCCTGCAGGAGACCCTGCGGTGGTGGGACCGGTGGCTCAAGGGCGTCGACACCGGGGTCGAGGCCGATCCGGCACTGCGCGCGTGGATCAACGACCCGGAACCGCCCGCGACGTACTACGCCTCGCGCACCGGGCGGTGGGTCGGGGCGACGTCGTGGCCATCGACCGCGACCGAGGCCGTGTCGCACACGCTCGACACCCTGCGCGGCGGACGTGACGGCGACGTCGTGGTCTCCTCCCCGCAGGAGACCGGCACGGACGCCGGACGGTTCTTCCCGTTCGGCAACGCGACCGACCTGCCGCCGGACCAGCGCGCGGAGGACGGCCGCTCGGCGTGCTTGGACCTGCTCGTCGACGAGTCGTTCGACCTGCTCGGCAACGTCCTCGTCGACCTCGCCGTCACGAGCGACCAGCCCAGGGCCACGGTCACCGTGCGGCTGTGCGACGTGGCCCCTGATGGCAGCTCGACGCTCGTCACCCGTGGTGTGCTGAACGCCGCCCGCCGGCACGGCATGGACCGGACCGACCCGCTCGAGCCGGGGGTGCCCACCGTGCTGCCCGTCCGACTGGTGTCCACGGGCCACCGCTTCGTCGCCGGACACCGACTCCGGGTCGCCGTGTCGACGTCGTACTGGCCGTGGGTGTGGCCGCACGGGACGGCCGCGACCCTCGTGCTCGATCCGTCCCGGAGCTCGGTGACCCTGCCGGTGTGGACCCGCGCGGACGACGACGACATCCGCTTCGAGGAGCCCGAGCGGTCGACCCCGCTCGCGATCACCCGGGTGGAACCGAGCGACCCGCTCCCGCAGCGCACCGTCACCCACGACGTGGAGACCGGCACGTGGACGCTCGACGTCGACCCCGGGTACGGCGGCGGCCGGGTCTACCCGGACGGACTGGTGTTCAGCGAGGACGCGCGCGAGACCTACCGGATCCGTTCGGACGACCCGACCTCGGCCACCGCGGACTCGCGCTGGGCCATCGGTCTCGAGCACACCGACTGGGCCGCGCGCCTGGAGACGACGTCGCACGTGGCGGCGGACGCCGAGGCGTTCCACCTCGTCAACACCGTCCGTGCGTGGGCACGCGATGGAGCGGCCGGGACCGAGGAGCAGCTCGTCGCCGAGCACACGTTCCGTGACGAGGTGCCGAGGACGTCCGCGTGA
- a CDS encoding ABC transporter ATP-binding protein has protein sequence MTVIDTTTTQAVRVDDLAISYAAGRTWVPVVRGVSFTIDAGRTLGLVGESGSGKSTVARTLLAHLRTGSTIVGGTVTVAEQDVFALSPAETRALRGGTASVVAQNAGQALTPSMRIGEQIREALRAHGEPDGPERVAELVRLVRLPDPDTIVRRYPHQLSGGQQQRVAIAMAVAARPRVLVLDEPTTALDVVTQAAVLDLVADLGRELGMAVLLVSHDLGVVSAMADEIAVMRHGEIVEHRATADLFADPQHEYTRALLAAVPNGTSTAGTRSGGAGPDGLEATVPGTVRSTATPTVPPARPVVTARDLVVRYGRGLPAAVDGVSFEIAAHETLAVVGESGSGKSTLATALAGLVPAESGSFDYTDDTVTGDLREPVAARSAALRRAVQLVFQNADTSLNPRRTVGAAIARPLRLFTGSSSRQRVADLLTQVGLGPEFANRLPAQLSGGQRQRVGIARALAAGPRLVIADEITTALDVQVQAGILSLLADLQRENGLSCLFISHDLAVVRGVADRVAVMTGGRIVEIGPTERVFTGPNHPYTSTLLAATLEPGVTTLPEVDDGVQRWRHVDGWTDHGDGHRIRNWEDA, from the coding sequence ATGACCGTCATCGACACGACCACCACGCAGGCCGTCCGCGTCGACGACCTCGCCATCTCCTACGCCGCCGGTCGCACCTGGGTCCCGGTCGTCCGGGGCGTCTCGTTCACGATCGACGCCGGCCGGACGCTCGGTCTCGTGGGGGAGTCCGGCAGCGGCAAGTCGACCGTCGCCAGGACGCTCCTCGCCCACCTCCGCACCGGATCGACCATCGTCGGCGGGACGGTCACGGTCGCGGAGCAGGACGTCTTCGCCCTGTCGCCCGCCGAGACCAGGGCGCTCCGCGGCGGCACCGCGTCCGTCGTCGCGCAGAACGCGGGCCAGGCGCTGACCCCGTCGATGCGGATCGGGGAGCAGATCCGCGAGGCCCTCCGTGCCCACGGCGAGCCGGACGGCCCGGAGCGGGTCGCCGAACTGGTCCGGCTGGTGCGGCTGCCCGACCCGGACACCATCGTCCGTCGGTACCCGCACCAGCTCTCGGGCGGCCAGCAGCAGCGCGTCGCCATCGCCATGGCCGTCGCGGCCAGGCCGCGCGTGCTCGTCCTCGACGAGCCGACCACCGCGCTCGACGTGGTCACGCAGGCGGCGGTCCTCGACCTCGTCGCGGACCTCGGCCGGGAGCTCGGGATGGCCGTCCTCCTCGTCAGCCACGACCTCGGGGTGGTGTCGGCCATGGCCGACGAGATCGCCGTGATGCGGCACGGCGAGATCGTCGAGCACCGCGCGACCGCCGACCTCTTCGCCGACCCGCAGCACGAGTACACGCGGGCCCTGTTGGCCGCGGTACCGAACGGGACCAGCACGGCCGGGACACGGTCTGGAGGCGCGGGTCCGGACGGTCTGGAGGCGACCGTCCCGGGGACGGTCCGCTCCACTGCCACGCCCACCGTGCCTCCCGCCCGTCCCGTCGTGACCGCACGGGACCTGGTGGTCCGGTACGGGCGCGGCCTGCCGGCCGCGGTCGACGGCGTCTCCTTCGAGATCGCGGCGCACGAGACCCTCGCCGTCGTCGGCGAGTCCGGCAGCGGCAAGTCGACGCTCGCGACGGCCCTGGCCGGGCTGGTTCCCGCCGAGTCCGGCAGCTTCGACTACACCGACGACACGGTGACGGGTGACCTCCGCGAGCCCGTCGCCGCCCGGTCCGCCGCGCTCCGCCGCGCCGTGCAGCTGGTGTTCCAGAACGCCGACACCTCGCTCAACCCGCGTCGGACCGTCGGTGCCGCGATCGCCAGACCGCTGCGGCTCTTCACCGGCTCGTCCTCGCGCCAGCGCGTTGCCGATCTCCTCACGCAGGTCGGCCTCGGACCGGAGTTCGCGAACCGCCTGCCGGCACAGCTGTCCGGCGGCCAGCGGCAGCGCGTGGGCATCGCACGGGCCCTCGCCGCCGGACCGCGGCTCGTGATCGCCGACGAGATCACCACCGCGCTCGACGTGCAGGTCCAGGCCGGCATCCTGTCGCTGCTGGCCGACCTGCAGCGCGAGAACGGCCTGAGCTGCCTGTTCATCAGCCACGACCTCGCCGTGGTGCGGGGTGTCGCCGACCGCGTCGCGGTGATGACCGGCGGCCGCATCGTGGAGATCGGCCCGACCGAACGGGTGTTCACCGGCCCGAACCACCCGTACACGAGCACGCTGCTCGCGGCCACGCTCGAGCCGGGCGTGACGACGCTGCCCGAGGTCGACGACGGCGTGCAGCGCTGGCGGCACGTCGACGGCTGGACCGACCACGGGGACGGACACCGGATCAGGAACTGGGAGGACGCATGA
- a CDS encoding DNA starvation/stationary phase protection protein: MTTSTTTPNTTSPFSTTPELAAGVAQFLAPVVIDLEALVVNGKQAHWHVRGRNFVGVHELLDDIVAHAQEYADLAAERIVALGLPVDSRIATVAANTTIPALSEGFQNSDVTITEVIADIDAALAQVRRAVEGLDEVDLNSQDVVIEIERGLTKDRWFLQAHLAA; the protein is encoded by the coding sequence ATGACCACGAGCACGACCACCCCGAACACCACGTCCCCGTTCTCGACGACGCCGGAGCTCGCAGCCGGTGTCGCACAGTTCCTCGCGCCGGTCGTCATCGACCTCGAGGCGCTCGTCGTCAACGGCAAGCAGGCGCACTGGCACGTGCGCGGCCGGAACTTCGTCGGTGTCCACGAGCTCCTCGACGACATCGTCGCCCACGCGCAGGAGTACGCCGACCTCGCCGCGGAGCGCATCGTCGCCCTCGGCCTGCCGGTCGACTCGCGCATCGCGACCGTCGCCGCGAACACCACGATCCCGGCGCTGTCCGAGGGCTTCCAGAACTCCGACGTCACCATCACCGAGGTCATCGCCGACATCGACGCGGCGCTCGCGCAGGTCCGTCGCGCGGTCGAGGGACTCGACGAAGTCGACCTGAACAGCCAGGACGTCGTCATCGAGATCGAGCGTGGACTGACCAAGGACCGCTGGTTCCTGCAGGCGCACCTCGCGGCCTGA
- a CDS encoding TetR family transcriptional regulator C-terminal domain-containing protein: MSAEQQAPDPAQPRPRARQRPEVRRAMIVLAARSVIVRNGLGATGLRDIAAEAGVSVGTVTYHFGSVAEILNEVVVLETERFYGAIVAAVDAEPDPATALRMLVEPLFDDSEEVRQHWRIWSDYWTAVARRPEVAEEYAERIRVWEACLVRVIRRGVDAGTFDVASDGIDPSVVALKLAAYSDGVATQIAQNAPGLTNAVALTWMWEFLAQHLGVVLR; this comes from the coding sequence GTGAGCGCCGAGCAGCAGGCACCGGACCCGGCGCAGCCGAGGCCACGGGCGCGCCAGCGACCCGAGGTCCGCCGCGCGATGATCGTCCTCGCCGCGCGCAGCGTCATCGTCCGCAACGGTCTCGGCGCGACCGGTCTCCGTGACATCGCGGCGGAGGCGGGCGTCTCCGTCGGGACCGTGACCTACCACTTCGGGAGCGTCGCGGAGATCCTGAACGAGGTCGTCGTGCTCGAGACCGAGCGGTTCTACGGGGCGATCGTCGCCGCCGTCGACGCGGAACCCGATCCGGCGACGGCGCTGCGGATGCTCGTCGAGCCGTTGTTCGACGACAGCGAGGAGGTCCGGCAGCACTGGCGGATCTGGTCCGACTACTGGACCGCGGTCGCACGTCGTCCAGAGGTGGCCGAGGAGTACGCGGAACGCATCCGTGTCTGGGAGGCCTGCCTGGTCCGCGTGATCCGCCGCGGGGTCGACGCGGGAACGTTCGACGTGGCGTCGGACGGCATCGACCCGTCGGTCGTCGCGCTCAAGCTCGCCGCCTACAGCGACGGCGTGGCGACGCAGATCGCCCAGAACGCCCCCGGACTGACCAACGCGGTGGCGCTGACCTGGATGTGGGAGTTCCTCGCACAGCACCTCGGGGTTGTACTGAGGTAA
- a CDS encoding ABC transporter substrate-binding protein, translated as MPPIVQPEDGRAPADRRPSRRALLTGAAGLAGLGLLTLTGCSSGASAGTVSIPEQAATGTPRRGGRLRIARPAASAAETLDSASSLSAYEYLGALYNRLVKLDESGETVPDLAREWSANADGTMWTFHLRQGVRFHDGSRFDADDAIASIRHILDEKTGSPQAGVLGEVMDANSMRAVDRYTLRFELTKPNAEFPSLLTAYQCYIVPASAVGTIGSTGIGTGPFKLSSFTPAGAGSVEAFDDHFAGRPALDGIDFFSIQDTTARVNALLAGQIDLISQTNLDFATARVVAASDRATVARSVNAQWYTIPMLATSAEFSDPTVRQAMKLAYDPKRIVETALQGTGSPGWDNPVPPQLAAFLDEPREYDPDKARSLLKRADREGLRASIYTSSYESVFTPLAVAYRDQVADAGIDLTVRNASSDSYYTQIWMQKPLMVSYWFTGRPIDQLLNQIFRSGSSYNESAWSNGSFDQLLDEARAEMDDAKRKTLYQDAQRLVVADGADMTPMFGDRLVGLSRDVVNYSEFGFEFDYLRIGLRR; from the coding sequence ATGCCACCCATCGTCCAACCCGAAGACGGCCGCGCCCCAGCGGACCGTCGCCCGAGCCGCCGCGCCCTGCTCACCGGCGCCGCCGGTCTCGCCGGCCTCGGTCTGCTCACCCTGACCGGATGCAGCTCCGGTGCCAGCGCCGGAACGGTCAGCATCCCCGAGCAGGCCGCGACCGGCACCCCCCGGCGAGGCGGCCGTCTCCGCATCGCCCGCCCCGCCGCATCCGCCGCCGAGACCCTCGACTCCGCGAGCTCCCTCTCCGCGTACGAGTACCTCGGCGCGCTCTACAACCGGCTCGTGAAGCTCGACGAGTCGGGGGAGACCGTGCCCGACCTCGCGCGGGAGTGGTCCGCGAACGCCGACGGCACCATGTGGACGTTCCACCTCCGTCAGGGTGTCCGGTTCCACGACGGCTCCCGGTTCGACGCGGACGACGCGATCGCCAGCATCCGGCACATCCTCGACGAGAAGACCGGGTCCCCGCAGGCCGGCGTGCTCGGCGAGGTGATGGACGCGAACTCGATGCGCGCGGTCGACCGGTACACGCTGCGGTTCGAGCTGACGAAGCCGAACGCCGAGTTCCCGTCGCTCCTGACCGCCTACCAGTGCTACATCGTCCCGGCGTCGGCCGTGGGCACGATCGGCAGCACCGGGATCGGGACCGGGCCCTTCAAGCTGTCCTCGTTCACCCCGGCCGGAGCCGGCAGCGTCGAGGCGTTCGACGACCACTTCGCGGGTCGTCCGGCACTCGACGGGATCGACTTCTTCTCGATCCAGGACACCACGGCCCGGGTGAACGCGCTGCTCGCGGGACAGATCGACCTCATCTCGCAGACGAACCTCGACTTCGCCACCGCCCGTGTGGTCGCGGCATCGGACCGGGCGACGGTCGCGCGCTCCGTGAACGCGCAGTGGTACACGATCCCGATGCTCGCCACGAGCGCCGAGTTCTCGGACCCGACGGTGCGCCAGGCGATGAAGCTCGCCTACGACCCGAAGCGGATCGTCGAGACCGCCCTGCAGGGCACCGGCTCGCCCGGCTGGGACAACCCGGTCCCGCCACAGCTCGCCGCGTTCCTCGACGAACCGCGCGAGTACGACCCCGACAAGGCCAGGAGCCTGCTGAAGCGGGCCGACCGGGAGGGACTGCGCGCGTCGATCTACACGTCCAGCTACGAGTCGGTCTTCACGCCGCTCGCGGTCGCGTACCGCGACCAGGTCGCGGACGCCGGGATCGACCTCACGGTCCGGAACGCCTCCTCGGACTCGTACTACACGCAGATCTGGATGCAGAAGCCGCTGATGGTGAGCTACTGGTTCACCGGCCGGCCGATCGACCAGCTGCTCAACCAGATCTTCCGCTCCGGGTCGTCGTACAACGAGAGCGCGTGGTCGAACGGCTCGTTCGACCAGCTCCTCGACGAGGCGCGTGCCGAGATGGACGACGCCAAGCGGAAGACGCTCTACCAGGACGCCCAGCGACTCGTCGTGGCCGACGGTGCCGACATGACCCCGATGTTCGGCGACCGCCTGGTGGGGTTGTCCCGTGACGTCGTGAACTACTCGGAGTTCGGCTTCGAGTTCGACTACCTCCGGATCGGACTGCGCCGATGA
- a CDS encoding molybdopterin-dependent oxidoreductase yields MATFTRGFGGRRRDEDDRLPPGQTLVRDWPVLSAGDTPDVSPTDWTFSIRTETALHEWTWDEVHALGVEDVTVDIHCVTHWSKLAMPWRGVPLDRLFEQVETSLDFCMVHSVGGYTTNVPLDELLDGQAWIAFEADGAPLEAEHGGPARLLVPHLYFWKSAKWVRGIVMQADDEPGFWENAGYHLHGDPWKEERYW; encoded by the coding sequence ATGGCGACGTTCACACGCGGATTCGGCGGACGACGACGTGACGAAGACGATCGATTGCCGCCCGGTCAGACCCTTGTGCGCGACTGGCCCGTACTGTCCGCCGGCGACACCCCGGACGTCTCCCCCACGGACTGGACCTTCTCGATCCGGACCGAGACCGCGCTGCACGAGTGGACGTGGGACGAGGTGCACGCGCTCGGGGTCGAGGACGTCACCGTCGACATCCACTGCGTCACGCACTGGTCCAAGCTCGCGATGCCGTGGCGCGGCGTCCCGCTCGACCGGTTGTTCGAGCAGGTCGAGACGTCCCTGGACTTCTGCATGGTCCACAGCGTCGGTGGCTACACGACCAACGTGCCGCTCGACGAGCTCCTCGACGGACAGGCCTGGATCGCCTTCGAGGCGGACGGCGCGCCACTCGAGGCCGAGCACGGCGGGCCCGCGCGGCTGCTCGTCCCGCACCTGTACTTCTGGAAGAGCGCGAAGTGGGTGCGCGGGATCGTCATGCAGGCCGACGACGAGCCCGGGTTCTGGGAGAACGCGGGCTACCACCTGCACGGGGATCCGTGGAAGGAAGAGCGGTACTGGTGA
- a CDS encoding SIP domain-containing protein has product MARTRRQPSERILIAGSSDDLVEIHRLLLDLPENAYGQVFVEVALDEQVRILPAPPRVTVTWLVRSARASAVAPLVFADHGEALAAAVIGWAAEWCVADREPRTTVWIGCADSPWVEQARAAVQLELTDAGQQVQVEYGG; this is encoded by the coding sequence ATGGCCAGGACCCGTCGACAGCCCAGCGAGCGCATCCTCATCGCGGGGAGCTCCGACGACCTCGTCGAGATCCACCGCCTGTTGCTCGACCTCCCCGAGAACGCGTACGGCCAGGTCTTCGTCGAGGTCGCCCTCGACGAGCAGGTCCGCATCCTCCCGGCGCCCCCGCGGGTGACCGTCACGTGGCTGGTCCGGAGCGCCCGCGCGTCCGCTGTCGCCCCGCTCGTCTTCGCCGACCACGGGGAGGCCCTCGCCGCGGCCGTCATCGGCTGGGCGGCCGAGTGGTGCGTCGCCGACCGCGAGCCGCGGACGACGGTCTGGATCGGCTGTGCGGACAGCCCGTGGGTCGAGCAGGCCCGCGCGGCGGTGCAGCTCGAACTGACCGACGCCGGCCAGCAGGTCCAGGTGGAGTACGGCGGGTAA